In one Moritella sp. 5 genomic region, the following are encoded:
- the ftsY gene encoding signal recognition particle-docking protein FtsY, whose product MAKKGMKNWFGFGKKEAEDTHENEVLVNNDDIQQDNVIDSIQTDSAQVNNTEITETDVEVVETATIDNAEECVIDAPSAETAETDSVDVDAPKWYQFGKKKQLKQDTEQAEAKPQQTIDEQVTDIVATSASIEITDEVQTTATSTETTPVVDTENTPVAEVPAVIDDRADDVIDEEPKDKFFTRLKRGLSRTKGNIGSGFKNFFRGKHIDDELFEELEEQLLIADLGVATTTRIIDNLTQQASRKELKNAEALYDILKKDMAEMLHKVEQPLEIDSNNKPHVILMVGVNGVGKTTTIGKMAKKFQGEGKSVMLAAGDTFRAAAVEQLQVWGDRNGIPVVAQHTGADSASVLFDAMQSATAKDVDVLIADTAGRLQNKAHLMEELKKVVRVMKKHDATAPHEIMLTIDAGTGQNALSQAELFKEAVGLTGITLTKLDGTAKGGVIFAVADKFQIPIRFIGIGEGIDDLRTFNSEEFIDALFSTEEQK is encoded by the coding sequence ATGGCAAAGAAAGGCATGAAAAATTGGTTTGGCTTCGGTAAAAAAGAAGCAGAAGACACACATGAAAATGAAGTGTTAGTAAATAATGACGATATTCAACAGGATAACGTAATTGACAGTATTCAAACTGACAGCGCTCAAGTTAACAATACTGAGATAACTGAAACAGACGTTGAGGTGGTAGAAACTGCGACTATTGATAACGCTGAAGAATGTGTTATTGACGCGCCTAGCGCTGAAACGGCAGAGACTGACAGTGTGGATGTTGACGCTCCAAAGTGGTACCAGTTTGGCAAAAAGAAACAATTAAAACAGGACACTGAACAAGCCGAGGCGAAACCGCAACAAACGATAGACGAACAAGTAACAGACATTGTCGCTACGTCAGCGTCTATTGAGATTACAGATGAGGTTCAAACAACGGCAACGTCTACCGAGACAACTCCTGTTGTCGACACTGAAAATACGCCTGTAGCTGAAGTTCCCGCTGTTATTGATGATCGCGCAGATGATGTGATTGATGAAGAACCAAAGGATAAATTCTTTACCCGCTTAAAACGTGGCTTATCACGTACCAAGGGTAATATCGGTAGTGGTTTTAAAAACTTCTTTCGCGGTAAGCATATCGATGATGAGTTATTTGAAGAACTTGAAGAGCAGCTATTAATTGCCGATCTTGGTGTCGCGACAACAACTCGCATTATTGATAACTTAACGCAGCAAGCCTCGCGTAAAGAATTAAAAAATGCAGAAGCCCTGTACGATATCTTGAAAAAAGATATGGCGGAGATGTTGCATAAAGTTGAGCAGCCGTTAGAAATAGATAGTAACAACAAACCACACGTGATCTTAATGGTCGGTGTGAATGGTGTGGGTAAAACCACGACTATCGGTAAAATGGCGAAGAAATTCCAAGGCGAAGGTAAATCTGTGATGCTCGCTGCAGGTGATACATTCCGCGCTGCTGCGGTTGAACAATTACAAGTATGGGGTGATCGTAACGGCATCCCTGTGGTTGCACAACATACTGGTGCAGATAGTGCTTCGGTACTATTTGATGCGATGCAATCGGCAACGGCAAAAGACGTAGATGTTCTGATCGCAGATACCGCGGGTCGTTTGCAAAACAAAGCGCATCTAATGGAAGAGCTGAAGAAAGTTGTGCGTGTGATGAAAAAACACGACGCGACTGCGCCGCACGAGATTATGTTAACGATTGATGCAGGTACCGGTCAAAATGCCTTAAGCCAAGCGGAACTATTTAAAGAAGCCGTAGGTCTTACCGGCATTACGTTAACTAAGTTAGATGGAACTGCGAAAGGTGGTGTTATTTTTGCTGTCGCAGATAAATTCCAGATCCCAATTCGCTTTATCGGTATTGGTGAAGGTATTGATGATTTACGTACCTTTAATTCTGAAGAGTTTATTGATGCGCTCTTTAGTACTGAAGAACAAAAATAA
- the ftsE gene encoding cell division ATP-binding protein FtsE yields the protein MIRFDNVSKVYPGSLSALQKVNFHLEKGEMAFLTGPSGAGKSTLLKLISMLERPTAGEITLNGRNVTKISKSEIPFLRRDIGIIFQDHRLLVDRTVFDNVALPLIIKGYTAKQVNNRVLAALDKVGLYNKAKCYPPMLSGGEQQRVGIARAIISRPKLLLADEPTGNLDPQLSMEIIKLFEEFNRTGTSVLIATHDLGLIAKMRYRTLRIRRGEMCNDELQGI from the coding sequence ATGATTCGGTTTGATAATGTATCTAAAGTTTATCCTGGCAGCCTTAGTGCACTACAAAAGGTAAATTTTCATCTTGAAAAAGGTGAAATGGCTTTTTTAACGGGCCCATCGGGTGCCGGTAAAAGTACCTTATTAAAACTAATCAGCATGTTAGAACGACCAACCGCTGGTGAGATCACCTTAAATGGTCGTAATGTCACTAAAATTAGCAAATCTGAGATCCCCTTTTTACGTCGAGATATAGGTATTATTTTTCAAGATCATCGCTTATTAGTCGATCGAACCGTATTTGACAATGTTGCATTGCCTCTGATTATCAAAGGTTATACTGCCAAACAAGTTAACAACAGAGTGTTGGCGGCATTAGATAAAGTGGGTTTATACAATAAAGCCAAGTGTTACCCGCCCATGCTTTCTGGTGGTGAGCAACAACGTGTGGGTATTGCCCGTGCTATTATTTCTCGTCCTAAATTGTTGTTGGCCGATGAACCTACTGGTAACTTGGATCCACAACTATCGATGGAAATTATCAAACTGTTTGAAGAGTTCAATCGCACTGGTACTTCGGTATTGATTGCCACTCATGATTTGGGTTTGATTGCTAAAATGCGCTATCGCACTTTACGTATTAGGCGTGGTGAGATGTGTAATGACGAGTTACAAGGGATTTAA
- the ftsX gene encoding permease-like cell division protein FtsX, translating to MNKQPNRPDVSFIKRIQIRCQQHIHQAISSLTDVWRTPIASLMTMLVLGVSLALPSTLYVVLKNSQTVSEGWTSPTDINLFLKKDLPESRYKNLLHRLKTYKEVDTFEYISKEQGMEEFKRSSGLVSALTLLDHNPLPAVVVVTPKPYYRTSIAAQELLAKLEREPEVQQGKLDIMWLARLEGIISIFSDAVFVVSVLLLSSVLLIIGNTIRLNILSNRAEIEVLKLVGATNAFVQRPFLYTGFWYGAIGGVLAWLVTIFMVYWMEDTVLNLAQLYNTEFTIEGLAFSEIMLLFMTAIGMGLISAAISVNYYIAKIEPS from the coding sequence ATGAATAAGCAACCCAATCGACCTGATGTATCATTTATTAAGCGTATCCAAATTCGTTGTCAACAGCATATCCACCAAGCGATATCGAGTTTGACCGACGTATGGCGTACGCCTATTGCATCATTAATGACTATGCTGGTTCTTGGCGTCAGTTTAGCCTTGCCTAGTACCCTGTATGTCGTATTAAAAAATAGTCAAACAGTCAGTGAAGGCTGGACTAGCCCGACTGATATTAATCTATTCTTGAAGAAAGACCTACCTGAATCGCGTTATAAAAATTTATTGCACCGATTAAAAACTTACAAAGAAGTCGATACTTTTGAGTACATTTCCAAAGAACAAGGCATGGAAGAATTTAAGCGCTCTTCTGGATTAGTTTCGGCATTGACACTGTTAGATCATAACCCGTTACCAGCAGTGGTAGTGGTGACGCCTAAACCTTATTACCGCACCTCAATTGCCGCCCAAGAGCTATTAGCGAAGTTAGAGCGCGAACCGGAAGTTCAACAAGGCAAGTTGGATATTATGTGGTTGGCACGCCTAGAAGGTATTATCTCGATCTTCAGTGATGCGGTATTCGTGGTATCAGTACTATTATTAAGTTCAGTGTTATTAATAATCGGTAATACTATACGGTTAAACATCTTATCTAATCGAGCTGAAATTGAAGTCTTAAAATTGGTGGGTGCCACGAATGCATTTGTGCAACGGCCATTTTTATATACCGGGTTTTGGTATGGTGCTATCGGAGGGGTTTTAGCTTGGTTAGTGACTATATTTATGGTGTATTGGATGGAAGATACAGTCCTTAATCTTGCTCAGTTATATAACACTGAATTTACGATTGAAGGATTAGCTTTTAGCGAGATAATGCTGTTGTTTATGACCGCTATTGGTATGGGACTTATCTCTGCTGCTATTTCTGTTAATTATTATATTGCTAAAATTGAACCGAGCTAA
- a CDS encoding LysM-like peptidoglycan-binding domain-containing protein, whose protein sequence is MGSSALYSLIEKTKLLFPSLTKRVNALSSTYQTLPSVHRKLLPVLSLAVIVLLIIPISDDATNSEDTSNERKSIELTFTTTQNVANKAGLEQSQTRNTPPPVQIKVLDPENIDGEWRAHVIRKGDSVYRIFRQYDIPSAVLHDLIALRTPARYITQVKPGQIMSFYISATGKLIQLRISDVDSEPVLFSLREDGSYIYQ, encoded by the coding sequence ATGGGGAGCAGTGCATTATATTCTCTTATCGAAAAAACTAAATTATTATTTCCATCATTGACAAAGCGCGTTAATGCGTTAAGTAGTACATATCAGACCCTGCCCAGTGTTCATCGAAAATTACTGCCCGTATTATCACTGGCAGTAATCGTGTTACTCATAATTCCAATATCAGATGACGCGACGAATAGTGAAGATACGAGCAACGAACGCAAGTCAATCGAACTGACGTTCACAACGACACAAAATGTAGCAAATAAAGCGGGCCTAGAACAGAGTCAAACCCGTAATACCCCGCCACCAGTACAAATTAAAGTGCTCGATCCTGAAAATATCGACGGAGAATGGCGCGCGCATGTCATTCGAAAAGGCGATTCTGTTTACCGGATTTTTCGTCAGTATGATATTCCCTCTGCTGTACTCCATGATTTAATCGCATTGCGCACACCCGCGCGATACATTACGCAAGTGAAACCTGGACAGATCATGTCATTTTATATCTCGGCGACAGGCAAGCTAATACAGCTTCGCATTAGTGATGTAGATAGTGAGCCGGTGCTATTTTCGTTACGTGAAGATGGCAGTTATATTTATCAGTAA
- the parC gene encoding DNA topoisomerase IV subunit A has translation MTDVIDMSLEGVEEQPLREFTEQAYLNYSMYVIMDRALPHIGDGLKPVQRRITYAMSELGLHAGAKYKKSARTVGDVLGKYHPHGDSACYEAMVLMAQPFSYRYPLVDGQGNWGAPDDPKSFAAMRYTEAKLSKFAEVLLGEVGLGTVDWSPNFDGTMKEPQLLPARLPHILLNGVTGIAVGMATDIPPHNVREVTNACLHLIDKPKAELSELMAYVKGPDYPTEAEIITPEKDIAKIYETGKGSIKMRAVFSIESGDIVISALPHQVSGGKILEQIAAQMQAKKLPMVADLRDESDHENPTRLVIIPRSNRIDIEQLMAHLFASTDLEKNYRVNLNMIGLNDKPQVKGLKKILLEWLEFRRTTVRRRLQFRLDKVLARLHMLDGLLIAFLNIDEVIEIIRNYDDPKTELISRFDLSVKQAEAVLELKLRHLAKLEEMRIRGEQGELNTERHKLEQLLSSDRRLATLVKKELIADAEKFGDERRSPIIERKEAKALTEKELMPNEAVTVVLSQQGWARCAKGHDVDAKGLSYKASDGYKDAAEGRSNCPAVFIDSSGRSFALDAHTLPSARSQGEPLTTRFTLAAGKTFTHAIMAEDNQQFLLSSDAGYGFIGKFSDMVSRNKNGKALLTLPVGGLVIEPQAVTDITTDHCLIISNEGRMLIFPLSSLPLLSKGKGNKLMNIPSARVKSREEFVQMLTIVPDGQSVTLYAGKRKLTLKPADLEHYKGERGRRGFKLPRGLQRVDTLETVDE, from the coding sequence ATGACTGACGTTATTGATATGAGCTTAGAGGGTGTCGAAGAGCAACCGCTAAGGGAATTTACTGAGCAAGCATATTTGAATTATTCCATGTATGTGATTATGGATCGTGCCTTGCCTCATATTGGTGACGGGTTAAAGCCAGTACAACGTCGTATCACTTACGCAATGTCAGAACTGGGTTTACACGCAGGGGCTAAATATAAAAAATCAGCACGTACTGTTGGTGACGTACTCGGTAAGTACCATCCGCATGGCGATAGTGCTTGTTATGAAGCTATGGTACTTATGGCGCAACCTTTCTCTTATCGTTATCCATTAGTCGATGGTCAGGGGAACTGGGGTGCACCGGATGATCCAAAGTCATTTGCGGCAATGCGTTATACCGAAGCTAAATTATCTAAGTTTGCGGAAGTATTACTGGGTGAAGTCGGGTTAGGTACCGTTGACTGGTCACCTAATTTTGATGGCACTATGAAAGAGCCCCAGTTATTACCTGCACGGTTACCACATATCTTATTAAATGGTGTGACCGGTATTGCGGTTGGTATGGCAACTGATATTCCACCACATAACGTGCGTGAAGTGACGAATGCATGCCTGCATTTGATTGATAAGCCAAAAGCTGAGCTATCAGAATTGATGGCGTATGTGAAAGGTCCCGATTACCCGACTGAAGCAGAAATTATCACCCCAGAAAAAGATATCGCTAAAATCTACGAAACAGGTAAGGGTAGTATTAAAATGCGTGCGGTATTCAGCATTGAAAGTGGCGATATCGTGATTAGCGCGCTGCCTCATCAAGTGTCTGGTGGTAAAATTTTAGAACAAATTGCTGCACAAATGCAGGCGAAGAAATTACCGATGGTGGCTGATTTACGTGATGAGTCTGATCATGAAAACCCAACGCGCTTAGTAATAATACCACGTTCTAACCGCATCGATATCGAGCAGTTAATGGCGCACCTATTTGCCAGTACTGATCTTGAAAAAAATTACCGTGTTAACTTGAACATGATCGGTTTGAATGACAAACCGCAAGTTAAAGGTTTAAAGAAAATATTATTAGAATGGTTGGAGTTCCGTCGTACTACGGTACGTCGTCGTCTGCAATTCCGTTTGGATAAAGTACTTGCACGTTTGCATATGCTCGACGGTTTATTAATTGCATTCTTAAATATTGATGAAGTGATTGAAATTATTCGTAATTATGATGATCCAAAAACTGAATTAATTTCACGTTTTGATTTGTCGGTTAAACAAGCTGAAGCGGTACTGGAACTTAAACTTCGTCACTTAGCCAAGTTAGAAGAAATGCGTATTCGTGGTGAGCAAGGTGAATTAAACACCGAACGCCATAAACTTGAGCAACTATTAAGTTCAGATCGCCGTTTAGCGACATTAGTGAAAAAAGAGTTAATCGCAGATGCAGAGAAATTTGGTGATGAGCGCCGTTCACCGATCATCGAGCGTAAAGAAGCGAAAGCGTTAACCGAAAAAGAATTAATGCCAAATGAAGCCGTGACGGTGGTGTTATCACAACAAGGTTGGGCACGTTGTGCCAAGGGTCATGATGTGGATGCTAAAGGACTCAGTTATAAAGCCAGTGACGGTTATAAAGATGCCGCAGAAGGACGCAGTAACTGTCCTGCGGTATTTATAGATTCAAGTGGTCGTTCGTTTGCACTTGATGCGCACACATTACCATCTGCGCGTAGTCAGGGAGAACCATTAACGACCCGCTTTACGTTAGCAGCGGGGAAAACCTTTACCCACGCTATCATGGCTGAAGATAACCAACAGTTCTTACTGAGTTCTGATGCGGGTTATGGTTTCATTGGTAAGTTTAGTGACATGGTTAGTCGTAATAAAAACGGTAAAGCATTATTAACCTTGCCAGTTGGCGGTTTGGTGATTGAACCACAAGCGGTGACAGATATAACGACTGATCACTGTTTAATTATCTCTAACGAAGGGCGGATGCTGATTTTCCCTCTATCATCATTACCGTTATTATCGAAAGGTAAAGGGAATAAGTTAATGAATATTCCGTCAGCACGCGTAAAAAGTCGTGAAGAATTTGTACAAATGTTGACGATAGTTCCTGATGGGCAATCGGTAACGCTTTATGCTGGTAAGCGTAAATTAACGTTGAAACCCGCTGATTTAGAACACTATAAAGGTGAACGTGGACGTCGTGGGTTTAAGTTGCCACGCGGATTACAGCGTGTTGATACGTTAGAAACCGTGGATGAATGA
- a CDS encoding 1-acylglycerol-3-phosphate O-acyltransferase: protein MLLISRLVLVMLFMIYLLIMSVLRFSLQPRNPKHVACVARNFSRLARLMGVKLIVRKPADLNDGGPYVFVGNHQNNFDLMTMTAAVQPGTVSVGKKSLVWVPIFGFVYWLSGNILIDRNNKSKAVGTISEVADRIRKGHLSIWMFAEGTRSRGRGLLPFKTGAFHTAMQAEVPIVPVCCSNTHNKIKLNRWDNGEVIIEIMAPIPTVGLERRSVRKLSTDVHAIMKKRIDELSAEARDA from the coding sequence ATGTTATTAATTAGTCGTTTAGTCTTGGTCATGCTATTTATGATCTATTTATTGATCATGAGCGTATTGCGCTTTAGCTTACAACCTAGAAATCCAAAACACGTGGCATGTGTGGCGCGAAACTTCTCTCGTTTGGCACGACTTATGGGCGTTAAACTAATTGTGCGGAAACCTGCGGATTTGAATGATGGTGGACCGTATGTATTTGTTGGTAATCATCAAAATAATTTTGATTTGATGACCATGACTGCTGCAGTACAACCAGGGACAGTATCAGTCGGGAAGAAAAGCTTAGTTTGGGTACCTATTTTTGGTTTTGTATATTGGTTATCGGGTAATATTTTGATTGACCGTAATAACAAAAGTAAAGCGGTCGGTACTATTTCTGAAGTTGCGGATCGTATTCGTAAAGGTCACTTGAGTATTTGGATGTTTGCCGAAGGTACGCGTAGCCGTGGCCGAGGTTTATTACCGTTTAAAACCGGCGCATTCCACACTGCAATGCAAGCGGAAGTACCGATTGTGCCAGTGTGTTGCTCAAATACGCATAACAAAATAAAATTAAACCGCTGGGATAATGGCGAAGTGATTATTGAGATCATGGCACCGATTCCAACGGTAGGATTAGAACGTCGTTCGGTAAGAAAATTATCAACGGACGTACACGCGATTATGAAAAAACGAATTGACGAGTTATCTGCAGAAGCAAGAGACGCTTAA
- the rsmC gene encoding 16S rRNA (guanine(1207)-N(2))-methyltransferase RsmC, producing the protein MISNSYTPASQLLERNTAHFEDKDLLIAGYIEDTYPAELAKIAKKVTLFSYDYSAKLHYDNVSNIDNHCSTEYQAVKKHQVALIYMSKSKAEVEYLLANITEHLEDDAMIFMVGENNAGIRSANKFFAPYGDICNKLDAARRSSLFVTQLNKPVAKFVQDDWITTFPMTVKGIELTVCTLPGVFSHGKLDTGSNILLNNLHKKPSGRVLDLGCGAGIIGSYIAKRFPESKVEMTDVSALAVKSSQLTLAANELAGKAYLSDVYSDISGKFDYIISNPPFHAGLKTHYASTETFLKEAHNYINPRGHLVLVANSFLKYPEIIETAFGHCLLQIKSSKFAVYYANK; encoded by the coding sequence ATGATCAGCAATAGCTATACCCCAGCAAGTCAATTACTCGAGCGTAATACTGCACATTTTGAAGATAAAGACCTGTTGATTGCGGGTTACATCGAAGATACATACCCTGCTGAGTTAGCAAAAATAGCTAAAAAAGTAACGCTATTCAGCTACGATTACTCTGCTAAACTACATTATGATAATGTCAGCAATATTGATAATCATTGCTCTACAGAATATCAAGCAGTTAAAAAACACCAAGTCGCTTTGATTTATATGTCAAAATCAAAAGCAGAAGTAGAATACCTATTAGCCAACATTACAGAACATCTTGAAGATGACGCGATGATCTTCATGGTTGGTGAAAATAATGCAGGTATTCGCAGTGCCAATAAATTCTTTGCCCCGTATGGCGATATTTGTAATAAACTCGATGCAGCACGTCGTAGCTCACTGTTTGTAACTCAATTAAATAAACCTGTAGCTAAATTTGTGCAAGATGATTGGATCACGACATTCCCAATGACAGTGAAAGGGATCGAACTAACCGTATGTACATTACCGGGGGTATTTAGCCACGGTAAACTAGATACAGGCAGTAATATTCTACTTAATAACCTACATAAAAAACCATCAGGTCGTGTGCTTGATCTTGGTTGTGGTGCAGGTATTATCGGTAGTTATATCGCGAAACGTTTCCCTGAAAGCAAGGTTGAAATGACAGATGTTAGCGCGCTTGCTGTTAAATCAAGTCAATTAACATTAGCAGCAAATGAATTAGCGGGTAAAGCTTACCTTTCTGATGTGTATTCTGATATTAGTGGTAAGTTTGATTATATTATTTCTAACCCACCGTTCCATGCTGGTTTAAAAACACATTATGCAAGTACTGAAACATTCTTAAAAGAAGCGCATAATTACATTAATCCACGCGGTCATTTAGTCTTAGTTGCAAATAGCTTCCTTAAATACCCAGAAATCATCGAAACTGCTTTTGGGCATTGCTTACTACAAATAAAATCATCTAAGTTCGCTGTTTACTACGCTAATAAATAG
- the dapA gene encoding 4-hydroxy-tetrahydrodipicolinate synthase has protein sequence MSVNSTVTDKSAMKELLKGSIVALVTPFKNNEIDEPALRNLVDWHVEQGTHGIVAVGTTGECPTLSLEEHCQILDIVVNQAAGRLPVIAGAGSNNPTDAILLSNHAQAAGAIATLHVAGYYNRPCQEGLYQHFKAINDNNDLPIIVYNIPGRVIVDIQPETLARMAELENVVGIKDATGDLSRPWLERQLIKGDFSFLSGDDCTTVAYNVSGGNGLISVSANVAPKLYAEVQELTFAGKYVEARELQDRLITLHNLMFKETSPAGVKYAVSLLGLCEPECRLPVIELTQGTKDEIRAAMVELALI, from the coding sequence ATGAGTGTTAACTCAACGGTCACCGATAAATCAGCAATGAAAGAATTACTTAAAGGCTCAATTGTTGCTTTGGTTACCCCGTTTAAAAATAATGAAATTGATGAACCAGCATTACGTAACCTTGTTGACTGGCATGTAGAGCAAGGTACGCATGGTATTGTTGCAGTCGGCACAACGGGTGAATGCCCAACGCTGTCATTAGAAGAGCATTGCCAGATCCTGGATATCGTGGTGAACCAAGCTGCAGGTCGTTTACCGGTTATCGCTGGAGCAGGTTCAAATAACCCAACTGATGCGATCTTACTTTCTAACCATGCACAAGCGGCGGGTGCTATCGCGACGTTACATGTTGCTGGTTATTATAACCGACCTTGCCAGGAAGGTTTATATCAACATTTTAAAGCAATTAACGATAACAATGACTTACCTATCATTGTTTATAACATTCCAGGCCGTGTAATTGTTGATATTCAACCTGAAACGTTAGCGCGTATGGCAGAGCTCGAAAATGTTGTCGGTATTAAAGATGCAACAGGTGATCTGTCGCGTCCTTGGTTAGAGCGTCAATTAATTAAAGGTGATTTCTCTTTCCTATCTGGAGATGATTGCACAACGGTCGCTTATAATGTGTCTGGTGGTAATGGCTTAATTTCTGTGTCAGCTAATGTGGCGCCAAAACTGTATGCAGAAGTGCAGGAATTAACGTTTGCGGGTAAATATGTAGAAGCGAGAGAACTGCAAGATCGTTTGATTACGCTACATAACTTAATGTTTAAAGAAACTAGCCCGGCAGGTGTCAAGTATGCAGTGTCGTTATTAGGCTTGTGTGAACCTGAGTGCCGTTTACCTGTGATTGAACTGACCCAAGGTACTAAAGATGAAATTCGTGCAGCCATGGTTGAATTAGCGCTCATTTAA
- a CDS encoding DUF1566 domain-containing protein — protein MKKIPLLLICAGLFSAHTLASSDPANINCDTTLQQDYTPADFIDNRNGTIIDLRTSLTWAKCSIGQTYDLTSNTCSNSGAISYSTWQEALLAAGAYSVNNINDWRLPNIKELGSLIDRSCAAPAINLTLFPNTISSIYYTSTPYKGASDSTLPYSIAHLVSRVIDFSNGTEVPFSRHDSSLTTYAVRAVKGGYR, from the coding sequence ATGAAAAAAATACCATTATTACTTATCTGTGCTGGATTATTTAGCGCTCATACATTGGCAAGTTCAGATCCCGCCAATATAAATTGCGATACAACACTACAGCAAGATTATACTCCAGCCGATTTTATTGATAATCGTAACGGCACCATTATTGATCTGCGCACTAGTCTGACATGGGCAAAGTGTAGCATAGGGCAAACTTACGATCTTACCTCAAATACGTGTTCAAATAGTGGGGCGATAAGTTACTCGACTTGGCAAGAAGCCTTACTTGCTGCTGGAGCTTATAGCGTTAATAATATTAACGATTGGCGATTACCAAATATTAAAGAACTAGGTTCACTTATCGATCGCAGTTGTGCTGCACCAGCAATTAACCTCACGTTATTTCCAAATACAATATCCAGTATTTATTACACAAGTACACCCTATAAAGGAGCCTCAGATAGTACACTCCCCTACTCGATTGCGCATCTAGTTTCACGTGTAATCGATTTTTCAAATGGTACTGAAGTACCTTTCTCACGGCATGATAGTTCGCTAACGACTTATGCGGTACGTGCAGTAAAAGGTGGTTATCGCTAA